Below is a window of Quercus robur chromosome 6, dhQueRobu3.1, whole genome shotgun sequence DNA.
taaatcatatatatatatatatatatatatataattgagccaagaaaaagaaacttcTAATAAAGTAACGCAAGTTTGATTGAGCTGAACCAAGCATGAACTCATTGACTTCTCATAACAATGCTCCAAATTCTAGCAGGGTCCTGCAATGTGGATGGTCTACCGAACTAGTGGCGAAGAACAAGAGAAGGCTGTGAAAGACACGTTGGAGATGCTAAGAGCCATCGAAGCACATGGTCTTGTAGACAAGAAATATTTTGGTGCTGACAAGATTGGAATAGTAGACATTGCCTTTGGACAGATTGCTCAGTGGTTGGGAGTCATTGAAGACATCGTTGGGGTCAAGCTGCTTGAAGCTCACAAATTTCCTCGCTTGCATGCATGGATCAAGAATTTCAAGGAAGTTCCTATTATCAAAGAGAATCTTCCTGATCGTGATGAAATGATGTTCTTTTTTAAGCGTTTCAGGGAAATGTTGCTGACATCTTCAAGAGACTCTTAGCCGCGATAAATTTTCATGAGCCAATCCTATATACTCAGTGGGAACCACATATCAGTGCAAGAGATGTTGTATAATTAAGCAAGCTTCAGTGTTTTGGTTTTGCTATGGTATTCCCATATTTTCTTTCTGTTTGTTATGGctatttttcagttttattgAGGTTAAGATAGTCATCAGTAGTTTCGCATTTTTATTGATGTTGGCTTGGAGGCTCCAAGTTGGTAATATACTACTATTATATTATGGTATATGTAGGGACGCAGGTCCaaatatatattgggccttgggccttgtccaAGGAGGCTCAGTGTTTTGAGTATAGATCAATAGTAAGAAAGACGTAAGACTTTGAACTTCACAAACAAGCTATAACTGTAAAGGCTGGAGGAGGTAGGCCGAGGAGGAATATCCCCTTGGCTAAACGAAGCGAAGATCAAAATGTGTATCCTATCATCCAGGGTGACATTTTAGGAAGTTCTATTAATAAGGACATGCATTATGAACGTACAGGAGGGATAGAAGctaggaaatatctaagagaaagctgctaccaccgcattgaatgctttgtaactaactctctggccgccttaatgaggaagtgatatctGAACAATGCTTTTCACCCTTAAAGCTACCCCTAAAGACTTCAGGAGGTTGCTGATGGGACAGAGATTAACACAAGCAATCTACTGTCCACGTAGAGGGTAGAAATGAGAAGGGAGAGATAGTATAAATAGGAGGGAGGTCCTAAGAGAAAGGGGATCGGagaattaagaaagaaatactgtagcaaacAGAACTATATTTGTAACCAACTTCAAgtaatatatacaagaactaatCTTTTCGGACTATGCCGAGGATAATTTTCCTTAGATAAAATCAGTCTACTTTTACTTTATTATCATCTGAATCCATTATAATTGTTACCCAACTCATTATAGCCCAGTTTTCCAAtctattctctacaaattcattgtattgggctcattgggcctAGATCCACTTACTTTTTGGGCTTAGGACTCAAACTGCGTCCTTACAGTATatatcatcttattttattgaagaatttttattttatatgacaGGAATATACAACACGCCAATTACATAGAGGTGGATCCGGTAAGTGTGAGACTCACTCTTATGTGAGTTAGGGTTTTGTATAATCCAGTGAGACAAAATGCCACGGTTGCCACcaactataataaataaataaaaatggaaaaggattctttatgttttttaatgatatttttttgagGCATTTAAGAAAAATGGTTTAACTAATTAATCTAATCAATAAATCTAGGGACAAAGATTATTTGCTTCAAACCAATTTAGAAGAATTTCTTCAAACCCAATAAGTGACAATTTATATAAGATTATAcatgtttattatttaaataagtcacatAACTCATTTAAAAAGTCATgtgactaaaactacacatAGAAAATCAGCGATTTTTCCCtgattttgctaaaaactgaaaattgaaaacattgtagcaaataattttgaaatgccAGCTGATTATTTTTGGGGCCGACTACTGTAGCCCAACTGAAAGTATTTAAGCTAcgcgttgttttttttttttttttttttttttttttttttcactcctCTCCCACCCTAACGCCTATCTTCGAGAAGTGAAGTCCACGCCCACCAAAGAAATCCACGAGGAAGACAACCTAGTTCGATGCCGGCGAAGATCAAGTTCCCTCTGATGAACACTTCCTTCCAAAAACCCATTTCACCATCTTCCAATTTCACCCCTCTCCCACCCTAACACCTCTCTCACACAAACAAGCACAACGCGTTTTCATTCTGTAGTCTGTAGAAAGCCTCTTGATATTTTTCATTGTGGCTCACTCATTTTTGTAGGTAACGAGATctgaaagttttgttttttatatatttttttcttggttcactttgttttgtttttgtttactgGTTACAATGGCGAAGggggttttgtttggtttggttttgtgggttttattaGATTGAGTTTTGGctagggttttggttttttttttttttttttttttttttttttttttatcatgctAAATTTTTCGCTAAAGATTGGACCTAGTAGAAAGTAAATTTTAGAGATTTCGATTTAAGTTCTTGGATTTGATGGTAGTGAAGTCTAATTTGCAAGGCTGAATGACATAATATTGTGTTTTGGACATGCCGAAGAacgataaaaaataaaaaaattgttttattgaTCTGTATGTTTCAATGGAAAAACTTAAGGTTCATGAATCATGAAGACTTTGATTTACCTTATTGGTTGTCTTCCCCTTTATAGAGAGTTTATGCTGTGTAAATATATGTTTACTTATGTTGAAAATGTTGAGGCTTTTTCAATATAAATATTTGGCCATGTTTGTTATACAAATGCAAATATAAAGCAGATATGGTTCCCACTAaactcactatttttttttatccaatatCTGTCTACTGTGATGGCAGTGTGCCAAGTTTCTTTATTCTGAACCCTACTTGTATTCCCCCCCAACTTTCTGGTTGCTTTGACAGTAATTATGGACTCTGTGGAGCACAGATTGATCAGCTTCAATGTTTCAGATTGTTTCCGGGTATTATGTTTGAATTATAGTCGCCAAAACACTTAGCAAAGGCTAAGTGATGGACCTACCAATTGCTTAGGCAGTTGCCAAGTTATCAATTATGTGATTCTAGGCAACTtgatatataagaaaaatataggGCAGAAAATATTTGTTGGAAGTGTTCTGTCTAATTGGAAGATATTTTATTCAGCcaagacaaaaaagaaatctgatCGGAATTCTCAAGTAGATTCTGATATGCTTGGCCAAACAGAGTTCTTCAAGGAGGTGatcaaaacaaaaggaaatcaaATCAGAATCCCCAGCTAGCTGAATTTTGAAGGCTCTTAGCAGATTTTGTGACATTCAAGGAAGGAATTACAAGGAACACAAGGAATTGTAGAAATTACCACAAGGACTTTACCATTATAGAAGAAGATAGCCACCAAAGTGTAGCATCTGTGGGATCATGCACAACTTCAAAGTAcgagattattaaaaaaaaaaaatggcaggtTTGCTTATACAAAATCCAAGAGTTTCAAGGGGTCAAGAGTTTT
It encodes the following:
- the LOC126688488 gene encoding probable glutathione S-transferase; its protein translation is MGEEVKLHGTWASPFSCRVIWALKLKGIPYEYIEEDLSNKSSQLLQHNPVHKKIPVLVHGGKAICESMIILEYVEEMWPQNPLLPTDPYERANARFWIKFAEEKGPAMWMVYRTSGEEQEKAVKDTLEMLRAIEAHGLVDKKYFGADKIGIVDIAFGQIAQWLGVIEDIVGVKLLEAHKFPRLHAWIKNFKEVPIIKENLPDRDEMMFFFKRFREMLLTSSRDS